The proteins below come from a single candidate division KSB1 bacterium genomic window:
- the moaC gene encoding cyclic pyranopterin monophosphate synthase MoaC, producing MPSQQKFSHLNVEGQATMVDVGEKAATRRETVARGRLELQAETLRLLQQNALPKGNAIEAARLAGIMAAKQTAALIPLCHPLGLDFVDVQITPAKNSLEIEATARCHGQTGVEMEALTAVSVAALTLYDMCKAVDKMMVIGDIRVVKKSGGKSGDFVRPGEKF from the coding sequence ATGCCATCTCAACAAAAATTCAGCCATCTCAACGTCGAAGGCCAAGCCACGATGGTGGACGTCGGCGAGAAAGCGGCGACGCGACGCGAGACCGTCGCGCGAGGCCGCCTCGAGCTGCAAGCAGAAACGCTGCGCTTGTTGCAACAAAACGCCCTGCCGAAGGGCAATGCCATCGAAGCCGCGCGACTGGCCGGCATCATGGCCGCGAAACAGACGGCGGCGCTGATCCCGCTTTGCCATCCGCTCGGCCTCGATTTCGTCGACGTGCAGATCACGCCGGCAAAAAATAGCCTGGAAATTGAAGCCACGGCGCGCTGCCACGGCCAAACCGGCGTGGAAATGGAAGCGCTCACCGCCGTCAGCGTCGCAGCCCTGACGCTTTACGACATGTGCAAAGCCGTTGACAAAATGATGGTGATCGGCGATATTCGAGTGGTGAAAAAAAGCGGCGGGAAAAGCGGGGATTTTGTGCGGCCCGGGGAAAAGTTTTAA